The genomic window taattatttggcATTTTAGCCGATGAaaataaactaagtatttaaagaactCTAGGGATAACGTGTTTCATAACCTAAAACAATGACTTTATAAGTTGTATCAAGCAGGGACTCCTTCCATTAATAGCTTTTAAGTCACTACGCTTGAAAACTCCCTTTTTGTTGATAAAATTAGGTCCAAAATTTCATCTACTTTGCAATTCATTTCATTGATACATTTTAATTATAGCCCCCCACAGTTCAATTTACTTATATTCTTCTCATTTCGCATAATGCCCTTATCTACCATAATCTCTTTCATGCTAAACATAGAAGCTGCTAAAGTTCCAATTTGTTTGAGCATGAAGAGGTACATGAAGAGAAAAAAGTACCACAAGCTTAAACGAGCTGCCTCCACTAGGGGTACTAGCCGCCACGGTGATGACGAAAATGAGACGGTTTTGATGTTGGGGGAGCGTCGTCGAAAGGGGATGATCAAAGGCAAAGTGAAGGTGCCATTGAGGAAATGGAGAGATGCATATGTGGAGACTATGCTTAGTTTTGCTGGCCATGTTGCACAGCTCAACAATGGTAATGTTTATTTGTTAAGAGGATTCCAAATGCCTGAATGCTAATTCCCAAGGTTTTGGAGATTATTAGTACCTAGCAATgtgaatcaaattttaaatatgtgtgtatttaagTCATATACAATTTGGATATGACGTGTTAAGAAAAACAactctaataaatttatttatattatctattttttaacaTGTTAGAATCAAGTTGTTCATGCAATAGGTACGCATGTTCATAATTTGATTTacgtgttttaaatatgtttcacGTGATGCTCCCTGATATAATATTAGTACGGTTTGAAGTTCAAGGATCAATCTGAAACATGTGTGATAATTTAATGACATTTGATGAAATTAACCCTAATTCTTTCTAGTAGCTGATAGCAACTTTCTAAATTTCGTTTTAGAATTAAGTATTTTCATGTGAAGACTTTATCATAAACCACTGCATGTGATTCCAATAAAAGGCCTACTAATAGAGTGTGTTGGGTCAAGCCTAGTTGGATTAGCATGTAGTGTTGCTTAAAGTTTGACTCCATAAATTCAACATCAACTTCAATCACTAATTCAAAATATTAATCTTTAATATATTGTTTTTGGGTCAAAATTCTTTTAGGAGGTAAAAAttcttttataatttcattatttctgAAGGGactgaatataatttttttattatttttaagaggtCAAAgcgtaatttataatttaattatctttgaaGAAGGGGTGCTTGCCCCTTGTATTCACCATTGTTTTGGGTTTTTGTACATTTAGGTTTGAATTTCATTATGCGTATAATGTGTGAGTTTTCAATCTCACCGTATACATATGCCATGCATGTATGGGTTCTGTCTAGATTCTTTATTGTTTTATATCTTATATTGATTTAATGAATATATAtctctatttttaataataaatttttaaaaggaatatttttatatattttattaaattttcatttttcatccaaCAATAATCTCTCTAGtaattaaatacatgtatatatatgtatgtatataatctTAGCTCAAATTACTTTTTTATCCATtaatattaaatacatatttaattacCATTCACAAATTAATTATCGTGTTTAATAGGTGAGTTTACATAAATCAATGATGATGGtatttgtattaaatattaataaatgaaaaaaaaaagtaacggATGGATTTTAACCCAAGCTTAAGTTATTTGTTTAACAATTATAAAATGGAGAGGTGATTTTCATaccaaattttgacaattttttccGACAGCAAGTAATGTGATAGTTGTTTTCATGTTCCTTTTATTGTTATTTCTAACACTATCACGTATAATGCAATTACGTGAcgtaattttaatcaaaataatttacaaACTTCGAATTGTCCTGCCACATTAATACTTCTAATTACAATTAAACTCCACATTTATCTAAAgcttcataaaattttataagacGCAAGTCTctcatcagaaaaaaaaaattaaagccgAATTGGTAGAAAAAGAAGCAGTTGATCGATAACATTCCTTCAGTATCATCTGGTAAAAAAAGATCATTTCGATCCCCAAAAAGAATTGTCGCTCATTGCGAGAGACTCTATTATCTACACAATTACAATCAAAATATCCAACATTATTCTTGACCTCAATGTTATTCTTCTACAATAAATTAAGTATTCGCATGGGTACAATAATCATGAAAtgtagaaatataaaaatatataaaaatcatatataaagGAAGAGAATATAAGTCAAAACTAATAATATTACACTAATTTCTCCTCTCGTATTATATTacaaaaattatcttaatttttaacatttatttttaaaaaattcatatgattatatttttgaaCATATAGCATATAATACAGTCCATATTTATTTGACTTTACTTGTTGAAATATTCCCCAATAGGTATTAAATTTGCCACCAGACATAAAAATCCGatgaaatttatttatgttaAGATGAACTCGATTAAGCAATAAGTAacaaaaaatagcggaataaattgagaaattagaCATACAAATTTAACgcggaaaaacccctccaaagaggataaaaaaccacgggtaaagataattttactataatgacaaaagaacaaataaccctcaaaacgtaaacacaaaacaaattatttaacatatatatgcaaaaattattatgaaaagagtataaaaagagagaataataatgaaattattttaatgaagGGATTTTAGGTAATACAAAATCCAAGGGTGGTTGTATTATTGTGAAAGCAATCCCTTAACAactcctttatttttatttttttcatctaaTTTAGTTAACCCTTAACTAATTAaaactttattatataattaaataaaaagacacGTATATATATTCTTCAACAAGAGACAGCAAAATTTTAATTCAAGCTTTCTCCTACTCCTTACATTCATCATGCATCCAACCATGACCAAAGTGACAAAGATTGTTAAcatgtaataaaaaaaagagattgtTAACATGTCTTAATCTACCCTTAAAAAATTCAACATATTTGGTGTCTCTAAAATTTTGAAACTCTCCtaccttagaaaatttttattatttttagttggtTGGATGCCCTTCGATGTGCAGTCCATTGACTGGCTATAAGATCAAcaactaacaaaataaaaaaatatatggtaGTTTGAATATATCAGATTCCCAATTTGGTTTTTAACGTTTTCTTTAAGAATTGATTTCtaaattatctattttatttattttatttaagatcacttttgacaaaataaaaataaaactttaaggaCTGACTTGAAATTTGAGATATAGTTTAGGAGCTATTTCACTAATAAAACCCTTTAACTTTAACAAGTTGGTATTTTACTTTGGCccccttaaaaaataatttttttatttaatccctttaaaaatgatgaaatcataaattaataaatgacaaaattatattttaacttctaaaaaatttataattttatttcaaacccactaaaaaaatttttagattcgCCTCTGGTTGAAGTCCTAGCATCAAGCGAGGATATCCACATCCCATTTGTAGGTAGGTAGTGCACTACGAATTGTCCTTTCTGGTAAGGTGCTTCCATCTTGTGAACCTATGCCTCTAGCATCTTGTTTAGGCACTCGGGCTCTCATTAGAGTTAAATGACAAGATCCCAACTCGACACAAAGACAATATTAATCTGTAAAAGGATGATATTTTGAAGacttctccaaaaaaaaaaatctacccCTCAATAGTACTCTGCTTATATATACAGACTCTCAAAATTACATCACAATATAGATTGTTTGTCTCACTAtagaaatataaacaaaaaaaaatatcgtGGGGAGCAATAATTCCCCAAAAGAATCCTCCATTATTGTCCTTCAAAATATAGTATCCCCAACCTTTGATTCGCCGCCTTTTGAAAATGTCTTCACATCCCTTCCTTTCATCTTcatatccatatatatataaaagttgaaCGCAGTTAAAGTTTGCAGAGTGGAAAAAAAATGGGTGAGAAAATTATGTACGATACAATATTTGCTAGAAGCTTTAGTCGATATGACCAGAAAAAGTTAGGATATGGAGCATTTCTAGCTTGTTTTCTTATTGCATTGAGCTTCTCCACTGTCTTCAAGCCTTATTTGGGTCCTTTAACTGTAAATAAGAGACTATCAATCAATGATGGTTTGAAGATGGTAAGGGCCAATGATACAATCAGCTCTAATGCAACATTTTTTAGTAATGTTGTAATTAGCTTTAATGCCACCGTTGAAATGGTTAGTGACGGTTCGAGTAATATGAGTTCAACGTCGAGAAATGACACGATCGGTTCCAGTACGAGCAGTTCTAAGACGTTGGGATTCAATTACACTAATGGTGTAATACGGAATGATACAAGGTTGATGCCGGTGTTAGAGATCAACAATGGAAGCAGTTCTCAACAAGGACAgggtaagtttatgttttgtgGATGTATTGAGGGTGAGTTAACACTTTCAGGAGAAGTTTTTGAAGTGTTGATTGTTGGATAGTCAATCAGTCCCTCAACAATCGAAAGTATTGTCTCTGTGTTGGAGTTTTGTTCCTAACCTTCATAGAGAGCCGTGTATGGTTCACGGAAGGGTTGTCTCGATTGATGGAGATGTTAGTATAGAGCGTGTGAATAATTATTGAGCTACTTGAGAGTAAGGTGACTCGAACCACTAACCTAAGGCCAAGGCTCAGGTTGATGTTTCGAGTTGACCTATACTCAATGGACTTCATTATTATTCACACTCCGTATATTAACACTTCTCCCAAacctttcatgtcatatttctaCCAACTGAGGTACTCCCCGCCGTGGCTTTTCACGGTGGCTGAGGATAAAACCTCAACGTGTAGACAATACTTTCGGTTGTTGAAAAACCGGTCGACTTTTCAACTGAGAAGAGTTCAAAGACTTCTCCCGAAATAGTCAATCCACactcaacaaaatttaaaacccatGTTGAAAACTTAGGGTTGTTAGTGATTctgacaaatattttttttttaattttgattggttAGGTGGCGTACCAGAGAAAATAATAGAGCCAATTTGCAATATTCAAGGAAGAACAGAGTTTTGTGAGATGAATGGAGATATAAGGATCAATGGGAAATCCTCTACGGTTTTGCAAGTTGGTATGATGACTGAAAATAGTTCATGGATTATCGGTCCGTATGCTCGAAAAGGAGATCGCGAGGCTTTGAGTCATGTAACAAAATGGAGGGTGAAAACCGGGGTAAAGGATGGTGACAACGGAGTGCATCAATGCAATCGGTACCATGGAGTTCCGGCTGTTGTTTTTTCGCTTGGCGGATATGCGGGGAACAATTTCCATGACTACACCGATATCATTATTCCTCTTTATCTAACATCTCGACGGTTTAACGGAGAAGTGAAGTTTCTTATCACCAACAAGAACCCATGGTGGATCAACAAGTTCAAGACCATACTACGAAATCTTTCCCATTACGACCCAATCGACATTGATAATGAACAACAAGTCCATTGTTTCCCAACCGTGATCATCGGCCTAAAACGCGACCCTAAAGAACTAACCATCGATCCATCGAGATCACCTCATTCCATGAAAGAATTTCGACAATTCCTTAGAACAACGTACTCATTGAAAAAAACCACCGCTGTAAAACTAACCAACAACAATCGAAAAAAACGACCTCGTCTCCTCATCCTTTCAAGGAAAAAAACACGAGCGTTCACCAACACAAAAGCAATCGCGACAATGGCAAGAACCTTAGGCTACAAGGTAACCATCGCAGAGACCGATTCAAACGTAGCAAAAGTAGCTGAAACCATAAACGCTTGTGATGTAATGATGGGTGTCCACGGTGCTGGGTTAACCAACATGGTTTTTCTCCCAAGCAACGCAATCTTAATCCAAATCGTACCCATCGGTGGGTTCGAATGGTTAGCACGAACCGATTTCGAAGAACCGTCGAAGGGCATGAACTTAAGGTATTtggaatataaaattaaaacagaaGAGAGTACATTGATTCAACAATATCCACCCTACCATGAAGTTATAAGGAATCCAGGTGCAATTGCAAAACAGGGTTGGGATGCATTTAAGGCAGTGTATTTACAGCAACAAAATGTGAAGCTTGATATACATAGATTTAGACCCATTTTGTCAAGAGCTATTGAGCTTTTACATGAGTAAGTTATTATAAACTATATTCAATCATTTTTCTTCAATGTATAGTGATTAAAGAAGTGTAAAGAGTGAAatagaatcatatatatatattttgttttttaaataaacatttgTATTATCAAAAACCCAGTCTTAAAAAAGAAATTCATCATTCATTTGGGGTCTAATGTTGATATTTGGGCTCAATAATTTGTTTGGgttaattttcaaaatcatgaaaaCGTGATGCCCATTGGTGATTTAATTTTTTGGATAAACTACActagtagtcacccaactattagtaaattttgtttttgataatcaaattatgaaaagttacaaaatggtcacccaactattcaattttattttattttttgtcacaAGCTAACTAACGATGACAACTTTTAAATTGAcataatagtaactttaaccCTAACATTGAGTTTAGAGATATAAATGAAAAAGGTCATTTAGGGTATGCCTGGGTGAATCGGGCTTGAACTCAAGCCTGAATTCTTTTTTTAGAATGGACCTCGACCTTATCCATAAACACTTATACTTCCAAATCTCAATAATTGTTTGTTTTTAAATGATAAATCCATCAATGAAGCCTTAGTTGGGTTGACAAGATTGAGGTTTTAAGGCCAACTAGATTCGAGTCCCACCCTATGAGCATTATTTATGGACTAGCTAGTTAATTGAGCCAACTATTTGAGGTCGAAATATTAGTCTTGGCTCAATTAGCTACCTAGCCCATATATATTGTTCAAAGGGGTGAGACTCAAATCTACTTTAGTCTTAAAACCTCAATATTGTTAATACAATTACGGCAACATTGATGGATTTACCATCCGGCGTAAAAGCAAAAATTTATTGAGATTTAAAAATAGAGATGTTAATGGGTCAAATGAATAcccattttaaaataaaaaattagaccCAAGCTCAAGCTTGATGGACTGAAAGTTTAAAGCACATATTTCAATTAGGCCAAACTTGAGCAATTATACGGTGTTAAGTACATTACTCCTTTCCTTTCCAACAATAACATCAAATTTTACCATATGAAAGTGACTAAATTTTAGCCTCTAAAGTTGCCATTCCTTGGGAGCAAACACAttttcatatggtatacacaGGGAAATAAATTCAActaaaagcaaataaagatttgcTTATACACTATGTAGAATGTTTAAAATGCTGAAATTTGTAGCAGTTTTGCCCTATACAAAAGCCATTGTCAACAAGCACTTGGCTCAATGGTAAGGTTGACAGACTAGGAACTTTGAGATCACATGTTCAAATATCATAGATTCATCGCCATGTTTGAGTCCCATGCTTTCCTCGATACATTTATGATTTATATCTTTCATCTTGTATATGATCTCCAATTTCAGGGTCAATAAGAAGATGTTGCTTCAATGTGTCTTCATCAATGGCTATATTTCCTATTTTTTTCTCCTCAGTTTTACCCCATAGTACCAAATAAAGGCCTACCACTATCAGAACTGCACCTAATACACTACAAGGACcaaaaaagaatatataagtGAAAAATATGCCATGATCAATGCATAGCTAACTTAGCTAGTTCCCTTTTTTTTCATACCATCCAGAGTATAATTTGTCGCCGAGGATTACGAACGCCATGATCGCGACTAAAAGCATCTGTAACGGCTGGAAGATGGCAACAAAAACAGGGCCAACTTTGTGGATACACCATGTCTGAAGAGAAAACACTATACCAGATGCCACTATTCCCTGAcaaaacacacacacatacaATAACATTATGTGAAACAGAAGATATTTATGTATATGTTTCAGATCATGCAAAACACTGGGAAATACATGTACATACAGCATATAGAATAGTGAAAAGCTCTTCCATTGATTGGATTTTCCAATTATTGAAATCTGTTTCCACAAATGCTGCTATAACCAGGAACCGGATTAGTCCAAAAAAGCATGTGAATGAAGTGAGTGTGAGTTTTGCTGGATACTTCTTCAATACAGGTGCCTGCAATTCAACAAGGAAAACCTGCCAACTTCAATGATCATATACTACATATATATACGTGTATGTGTGAGAGAGTTAAATCAGGTCTGAACTAAGCAACTGTTCCTACATTGGGGCTTGAACTTTTTTGTTCaggttagtccctgaacttgacaattgttcccaGATTAGGGcctaaacttgacaattgttcccaCATTATGGCCTGAACCATGAACTGACTTGGAAAAACGAAAAAGTTCAAACTCCAATGTGAGAACAATTGTTCAGGCCTCATGTGAGAATAGTTGCCAAGTTCACGCCTTAAAAAATGATTAACCCTATATATGTGTATCTATATATATCATGCATGTATAGATGGATTGTATAGATGACTATAACCTGAAAAACCAACCAACCAGCCCAGGATAAGCAGTGGCCGAGGAGGTAAATGCATCCCAAAGTCCAATTCTGCATATTGTTTGATTGGTGTAATAGAATGGGACCTTTATAGAGAGTAATTACAGTGGCACCTCCTACACTTACAATGGTTCCCAACACTTTAGCCAATCCATCTTTTCTTGCAATATTTATTTGCTCAAGtctgcaaaaaaagaaaaaaaaagaaacaagaaaaaaacATTACCATTGTTCTTATGAgaccatacatacatacatacatacatacatacatacatacatacatacataccttAGAGCTGAAGCCGCAAGAAAAGTAATTGCAGGAACTGAGTTTTGCATTGCTGAAGCCAATGTTGGAGATGCATAATATAAACCCAAAATGTAAAATCCCTGGTTTGCTGTTATTCTGAAGTAACATAGactatataaacatatatacatatatataataagctcATAAACAATGAAGAGCGTCTATTATGGTAGCTAGTGTTTTCATCTTACCCCAGTAATGCCAAAAGGAAGAACTGAACCAGCAATGAAAAAGTAAGGGGTGGTCTTTCTTTcctgaaattaattaattgatgaacATTAAATACTGTACTATTGTGAACTATTCAATAAGCAAAAAAGTTTATATAACAAGGGCTTACTTTTCCAAGAAATAAGCAAAGGGACTCAACAAAAGCAAAGCAATGATATTTCTATAAACAGGATAAACTACTTTGCTAACACCAATATTAAGTGCAACCCTTGACACAATATGGAACCCTGAAAAGCATAATTGCAATGTAACTAATGCTAGAACAAGTTTCATTTTGTATGAAACAGTACTCTTTTTCCCCATTATTGCCTGCTTATCACTTTGGTTGAGGCAGTATCACAAATACATGGTTGGCACATGCTTTATAAACAAACCATGGGGAAGAAccatttttttttttctaaaagcacATGCAAAAATAATCATGGCAGTGGAAGGACATTTCAATCATCTGGTCTTAAACTTCAACATggattttattttccattttgactTTAATAATTATATAGGCAATTTGATActtataccttttttttttcacttttatcCTTAAATTTGGTAATTAGATTCATTTGTCCCTAAATTTGGATTCTATCAAGATTTGATGATGTGATTAGCATTACTGAAACAAAATTGGATTGAAAGTAATGGTCCGAATAAAGGGTTGAACTAATTAATTCAAAAACTGCTTGAAATTGGAAAATCGATAATTGAACATGTTGAACGAgactaataatttatttttgtttttttatattttataaatttgtaattattattgATCCGACAATTGAACCGATTAAACAGGTTGAATGAAGAACTAGTGGTTTGACTTATTTAACCACCAGTCTGGTTATTAAAACACTGAATGCGACACTTTAAGATCATACCATTATCAcctgaaaatttatatatatattttaaaattttcaagtttaaagaccaaaatggatttaattgttaagttcaagAGCTAAAGTTAaccaaaaaaaatacaagtaccaaaataaacttaattatcaaattcagggatcaaaaattatattatcctaaTTATATAATTTCAATTTTCTTGGGGAGACAAAGAGGAGATTTAGCATGTTGGACAGATATTAGGGAAAATTTGTTTCACATTTGATTTCATGTTTGGTATAACTTctgcaaaaaaagaaagaacatgTTTGTTCTCATCTCAATTATTGAAAAACTGTAATTGAAATTGatttactttttttcttatttttgattgGCCACATTGAAGAAACATAGAAACAAACAAAGCTTGAAGAAGATTCATGTATGTGTGTATCTATATTTTTGTTCGAAAAAGATAAACCataaaattttttagttaaaGAGAGGAAAAATCTAAGATGAGATTCATGAACCTATTTATTGAGAACTAGTGGGAATATTCTTGCcctttcaatttatatatataagatgTAATCATTTGTGGAACATGGTGTTGTCCAAAATGGTTCATCACTGGCCTTGACAGAGATGCCGCTGTCTTGAAGAAAAAGAGTTGGGAGATAAATTTTGGAGACATGtttttattgtataaattatCATTTGAAGATCTCAGCACAAGTGGGGGTGAGATACTACTGAGTTTATTACCAACTTTATTACAACATGGGTTAAATGTCCATTGACTTAAAAAAGACCAAATATACTTAAGAATACACTTGTGGGATTTAGCTGTATTCCTTGATTATTACAATAGGTGAACAAAACCATTACATGTAGAAGAAGAACCTTCCAGGTTTTCTAGTAAGTTGCCGATAGtgtttttattcattttactgtctgaatttaatatttttcagaTCAAAATCTTTCAATAAtgttaactttaaattttaaatttattttaaatatcgaAGAAAAGAACCCAtcagttattattttaaattccagCTATGCTTTTGTTGCAAAAGTTGTCAAAGGAAATTTTGGATATATATGCACATTAAATAAATCAGTAAACGGTAACATGAGATTTCGAATTTATGGTTTAgggagtaaatttttaaacttgaattataataatttacttaaatttgacttgttaaagttttaaaattttcgacaTTATCATTAACCCAAAActttcttattttaaaattaaaatattaatgacaTAAATCAAATGAgtcaaattaaataatttcatcgatttcaaaataagtaaaagttaacgttttgatcacttaactttaaaatgttacaaaataatcattaaattattcaaaagtttttatttaaatcattagttgttaagtttttttttataaaaaaaatctggCTAGTGAGTTCCAAGTGGTATTCAACGACTGATACGCTGGATCAATACCCAtcgatgagtagaagaacataacTTAGATCCAAATCAATCTAACGATTAATGTTGGGGATCGGAAAagaaagttgtttagattttggGCTGGAGATTCGTAACATTTAAAATTGTttataaggaaaaaaataaattgtagaagagaagggcAATGGGAGCTTTCAATTGGTGCAGGCGGTGCAAACAAATAAGATTATACAATCGCGACTTTAACaatccaatgacttaaatgaaaactttcaaataatttaatgataatttggtaactttttgaaattgagtaaacaaaatataaacttactaataatttagtgaccttaaATGTAATTTACTCAAAAATTTTAACAAGTCAGGCCCAAAAGA from Gossypium hirsutum isolate 1008001.06 chromosome D12, Gossypium_hirsutum_v2.1, whole genome shotgun sequence includes these protein-coding regions:
- the LOC107930959 gene encoding beta-1,2-xylosyltransferase XYXT1 — translated: MGEKIMYDTIFARSFSRYDQKKLGYGAFLACFLIALSFSTVFKPYLGPLTVNKRLSINDGLKMVRANDTISSNATFFSNVVISFNATVEMVSDGSSNMSSTSRNDTIGSSTSSSKTLGFNYTNGVIRNDTRLMPVLEINNGSSSQQGQGGVPEKIIEPICNIQGRTEFCEMNGDIRINGKSSTVLQVGMMTENSSWIIGPYARKGDREALSHVTKWRVKTGVKDGDNGVHQCNRYHGVPAVVFSLGGYAGNNFHDYTDIIIPLYLTSRRFNGEVKFLITNKNPWWINKFKTILRNLSHYDPIDIDNEQQVHCFPTVIIGLKRDPKELTIDPSRSPHSMKEFRQFLRTTYSLKKTTAVKLTNNNRKKRPRLLILSRKKTRAFTNTKAIATMARTLGYKVTIAETDSNVAKVAETINACDVMMGVHGAGLTNMVFLPSNAILIQIVPIGGFEWLARTDFEEPSKGMNLRYLEYKIKTEESTLIQQYPPYHEVIRNPGAIAKQGWDAFKAVYLQQQNVKLDIHRFRPILSRAIELLHE
- the LOC107930960 gene encoding WAT1-related protein At3g18200, producing the protein MGKKSTVSYKMKLVLALVTLQLCFSGFHIVSRVALNIGVSKVVYPVYRNIIALLLLSPFAYFLEKKERPPLTFSLLVQFFLLALLGITANQGFYILGLYYASPTLASAMQNSVPAITFLAASALRLEQINIARKDGLAKVLGTIVSVGGATVITLYKGPILLHQSNNMQNWTLGCIYLLGHCLSWAGWLVFQAPVLKKYPAKLTLTSFTCFFGLIRFLVIAAFVETDFNNWKIQSMEELFTILYAGIVASGIVFSLQTWCIHKVGPVFVAIFQPLQMLLVAIMAFVILGDKLYSGCVLGAVLIVVGLYLVLWGKTEEKKIGNIAIDEDTLKQHLLIDPEIGDHIQDERYKS